One genomic region from Siniperca chuatsi isolate FFG_IHB_CAS linkage group LG18, ASM2008510v1, whole genome shotgun sequence encodes:
- the pdlim5b gene encoding PDZ and LIM domain protein 5b isoform X2 codes for MSSSYSVSLAGPAPWGFRLQGGKDFCLPLTISRLTDGGKAAKAKMSVGDIILSIDGISTGSMNHLEAQNKIKACTGHLSLTLQRPSSAPKDVVPKPSVYNTPINLYSNTNACEVAMGQRRGLLESQGLSEHFNGKPVEEPESHASPLSEASKKRLIEDTEDWHPRTGTSQSRSFRILAQLTGTENEQVPENSGKNEAVVKTIPTVHTLPAAKTYSKSAAVPRNGNVVPASAFKSPAAQNKPPHQPGGPSGFPKGGAAPSFGKVANPAPKGPDRPTPQPHPQDLNSLVQRAEHIPAGTRTPMCNKCNNVIRGPFLVAMGMSWHPEEFNCAHCHSSLAEHGFVEEKGQVYCERCYEQFFAPTCARCHQKILGEVMNALKQTWHVSCFVCAACQHPIKGNMFHMEDGQPYCERDYYNLFGTNCHGCDFPIEAGDKFLEALGFTWHDTCFVCAVCSTSLEGQPFFSKKDRALCKKHAHTVNI; via the exons ATGAGCAGCAGCTACAGTGTCTCCCTGGCTGGCCCTGCCCCCTGGGGCTTCAGACTGCAAGGAGGGAAGGACTTCTGTTTGCCCCTCACCATCTCACGG CTCACTGATGGAGGCAAGGCAGCCAAAGCCAAGATGAGTGTTGGAGACATCATTCTGTCCATTGATGGCATTTCCACAGGCAGCATGAATCACCTAGAGGCCCAGAACAAGATTAAGGCCTGCACAGGCCATCTCAGCCTCACTCTACAGAG ACCCTCCAGTGCCCCTAAAGATGTAGTGCCTAAG CCTTCTGTTTATAACACACCTATCAACCTCTACTCCAATACCAATGCTTGTGAGGTGGCTATGGGACAGAGACGAGGCCTTTTGGAGAGCCAGGGGCTATCAGAGCACTTCAATGG GAAACCAGTTGAGGAGCCCGAGAGTCATGCGTCCCCACTGAGCGAAGCCAGCAAGAAGCGTCTGATTGAGGACACTGAGGACTGGCACCCGCGAACCGGCACCTCCCAGTCCCGCTCCTTCCGTATCCTGGCCCAGCTCACCGGCACTGAAAATG AGCAAGTTCCAGAGAACAGTGGAAAGAA TGAGGCAGTTGTCAAAACCATTCCCACTGTGCACACCTTGCCTGCAGCAAAAACATATTCCAAATCTGCAGCAGTACCCAGGAATGGCAACGTCGTCCCTGCTTCCGCGTTCAAGAGCCCAGCAGCCCAGAACAAGCCTCCCCACCAGCCTGGAGGTCCATCAG GTTTTCCTAAGGGTGGAGCTGCTCCTTCATTTGGCAAAGTTGCCAACCCTGCTCCCAAAGGTCCAGACCGCCCCACTCCACAGCCGCATCCACAGGACCTCAACTCTCTGGTGCAGCGGGCTGAGCATATACCAGCCGGTACACGCACCCCAATGTGCAACAAGTGCAACAATGTCATCAG GGGCCCATTCCTTGTGGCCATGGGCATGTCATGGCACCCCGAGGAATTCAACTGTGCTCACTGCCACTCCTCCCTGGCAGAACATGGATTTGTGGAGGAGAAGGGCCAGGTGTACTGCGAACGTTGCTACGAGCAGTTCTTCGCTCCCACCTGCGCTCGCTGCCACCAGAAGATTCTGGGG gAGGTCATGAATGCCCTGAAACAGACCTGGCATGTGTCCTGTTTCGTTTGTGCTGCCTGCCAACATCCAATCAAAGGCAACATGTTTCACATGGAGGATGGACAGCCATACTGTGAGCGAG ACTACTACAATCTTTTTGGGACCAACTGCCATGGCTGTGACTTCCCCATCGAGGCAGGGGACAAGTTCCTGGAGGCTCTAGGCTTCACCTGGCATGACACCTGCTTTGTGTGCGCG GTCTGCTCTACTAGTCTGGAAGGTCAGCCGTTCTTCTCCAAAAAAGACAGGGCTTTGTGCAAGAAACATGCCCACACTGTCAACATCTGA
- the pdlim5b gene encoding PDZ and LIM domain protein 5b isoform X1 produces MSSSYSVSLAGPAPWGFRLQGGKDFCLPLTISRLTDGGKAAKAKMSVGDIILSIDGISTGSMNHLEAQNKIKACTGHLSLTLQRPSSAPKDVVPKDEPQEIIKPVPITHPAPSTTYTKPSSQPSPAYNKTARPFGGNSSVVTASSSQATPKVASIPSELSAFTPAAPSQPPQPPFPLKSSPAIPHSAPANSLPRPNPGRSAFTSPSASSSSSNSSSPARVTTPSSNPNVPQPSVYNTPINLYSNTNACEVAMGQRRGLLESQGLSEHFNGKPVEEPESHASPLSEASKKRLIEDTEDWHPRTGTSQSRSFRILAQLTGTENEQVPENSGKNEAVVKTIPTVHTLPAAKTYSKSAAVPRNGNVVPASAFKSPAAQNKPPHQPGGPSGFPKGGAAPSFGKVANPAPKGPDRPTPQPHPQDLNSLVQRAEHIPAGTRTPMCNKCNNVIRGPFLVAMGMSWHPEEFNCAHCHSSLAEHGFVEEKGQVYCERCYEQFFAPTCARCHQKILGEVMNALKQTWHVSCFVCAACQHPIKGNMFHMEDGQPYCERDYYNLFGTNCHGCDFPIEAGDKFLEALGFTWHDTCFVCAVCSTSLEGQPFFSKKDRALCKKHAHTVNI; encoded by the exons ATGAGCAGCAGCTACAGTGTCTCCCTGGCTGGCCCTGCCCCCTGGGGCTTCAGACTGCAAGGAGGGAAGGACTTCTGTTTGCCCCTCACCATCTCACGG CTCACTGATGGAGGCAAGGCAGCCAAAGCCAAGATGAGTGTTGGAGACATCATTCTGTCCATTGATGGCATTTCCACAGGCAGCATGAATCACCTAGAGGCCCAGAACAAGATTAAGGCCTGCACAGGCCATCTCAGCCTCACTCTACAGAG ACCCTCCAGTGCCCCTAAAGATGTAGTGCCTAAG GACGAACCTCAAGAAATCATTAAGCCTGTCCCAATCACTCACCCTGCCCCAAGCACCACATACACCAAGCCATCAAGTCAGCCCAGTCCTGCATACAACAAGACAGCCCGACCTTTTGGTGGAAACAGCAGTGTGGTCACAGCTTCTTCCTCCCAGGCTACCCCCAAAGTAGCCTCCATTCCCTCCGAATTATCTGCTTTCACGCCAGCTGCCCCTTCTCAACCACCACAGCCTCCATTTCCGCTGAAGTCAAGCCCCGCTATCCCACACTCAGCTCCAGCCAACTCGCTTCCCAGGCCCAACCCTGGTCGCTCCGCCTTCACCTCCCCgtctgcctcttcctcctcatctaactcctcctctccagccaGAGTGACAACCCCCTCCTCCAATCCTAATGTCCCACAGCCTTCTGTTTATAACACACCTATCAACCTCTACTCCAATACCAATGCTTGTGAGGTGGCTATGGGACAGAGACGAGGCCTTTTGGAGAGCCAGGGGCTATCAGAGCACTTCAATGG GAAACCAGTTGAGGAGCCCGAGAGTCATGCGTCCCCACTGAGCGAAGCCAGCAAGAAGCGTCTGATTGAGGACACTGAGGACTGGCACCCGCGAACCGGCACCTCCCAGTCCCGCTCCTTCCGTATCCTGGCCCAGCTCACCGGCACTGAAAATG AGCAAGTTCCAGAGAACAGTGGAAAGAA TGAGGCAGTTGTCAAAACCATTCCCACTGTGCACACCTTGCCTGCAGCAAAAACATATTCCAAATCTGCAGCAGTACCCAGGAATGGCAACGTCGTCCCTGCTTCCGCGTTCAAGAGCCCAGCAGCCCAGAACAAGCCTCCCCACCAGCCTGGAGGTCCATCAG GTTTTCCTAAGGGTGGAGCTGCTCCTTCATTTGGCAAAGTTGCCAACCCTGCTCCCAAAGGTCCAGACCGCCCCACTCCACAGCCGCATCCACAGGACCTCAACTCTCTGGTGCAGCGGGCTGAGCATATACCAGCCGGTACACGCACCCCAATGTGCAACAAGTGCAACAATGTCATCAG GGGCCCATTCCTTGTGGCCATGGGCATGTCATGGCACCCCGAGGAATTCAACTGTGCTCACTGCCACTCCTCCCTGGCAGAACATGGATTTGTGGAGGAGAAGGGCCAGGTGTACTGCGAACGTTGCTACGAGCAGTTCTTCGCTCCCACCTGCGCTCGCTGCCACCAGAAGATTCTGGGG gAGGTCATGAATGCCCTGAAACAGACCTGGCATGTGTCCTGTTTCGTTTGTGCTGCCTGCCAACATCCAATCAAAGGCAACATGTTTCACATGGAGGATGGACAGCCATACTGTGAGCGAG ACTACTACAATCTTTTTGGGACCAACTGCCATGGCTGTGACTTCCCCATCGAGGCAGGGGACAAGTTCCTGGAGGCTCTAGGCTTCACCTGGCATGACACCTGCTTTGTGTGCGCG GTCTGCTCTACTAGTCTGGAAGGTCAGCCGTTCTTCTCCAAAAAAGACAGGGCTTTGTGCAAGAAACATGCCCACACTGTCAACATCTGA
- the pdlim5b gene encoding PDZ and LIM domain protein 5b isoform X3 codes for MSSSYSVSLAGPAPWGFRLQGGKDFCLPLTISRLTDGGKAAKAKMSVGDIILSIDGISTGSMNHLEAQNKIKACTGHLSLTLQRPSSAPKDVVPKEEEETDTNEPQKSLKTPPPARPRRKPVEEPESHASPLSEASKKRLIEDTEDWHPRTGTSQSRSFRILAQLTGTENEQVPENSGKNEAVVKTIPTVHTLPAAKTYSKSAAVPRNGNVVPASAFKSPAAQNKPPHQPGGPSGFPKGGAAPSFGKVANPAPKGPDRPTPQPHPQDLNSLVQRAEHIPAGTRTPMCNKCNNVIRGPFLVAMGMSWHPEEFNCAHCHSSLAEHGFVEEKGQVYCERCYEQFFAPTCARCHQKILGEVMNALKQTWHVSCFVCAACQHPIKGNMFHMEDGQPYCERDYYNLFGTNCHGCDFPIEAGDKFLEALGFTWHDTCFVCAVCSTSLEGQPFFSKKDRALCKKHAHTVNI; via the exons ATGAGCAGCAGCTACAGTGTCTCCCTGGCTGGCCCTGCCCCCTGGGGCTTCAGACTGCAAGGAGGGAAGGACTTCTGTTTGCCCCTCACCATCTCACGG CTCACTGATGGAGGCAAGGCAGCCAAAGCCAAGATGAGTGTTGGAGACATCATTCTGTCCATTGATGGCATTTCCACAGGCAGCATGAATCACCTAGAGGCCCAGAACAAGATTAAGGCCTGCACAGGCCATCTCAGCCTCACTCTACAGAG ACCCTCCAGTGCCCCTAAAGATGTAGTGCCTAAG gaggaagaagagacagacacCAA TGAGCCACAGAAAAGTCTTAA AACTCCACCTCCAGCTAGACCTAGGAG GAAACCAGTTGAGGAGCCCGAGAGTCATGCGTCCCCACTGAGCGAAGCCAGCAAGAAGCGTCTGATTGAGGACACTGAGGACTGGCACCCGCGAACCGGCACCTCCCAGTCCCGCTCCTTCCGTATCCTGGCCCAGCTCACCGGCACTGAAAATG AGCAAGTTCCAGAGAACAGTGGAAAGAA TGAGGCAGTTGTCAAAACCATTCCCACTGTGCACACCTTGCCTGCAGCAAAAACATATTCCAAATCTGCAGCAGTACCCAGGAATGGCAACGTCGTCCCTGCTTCCGCGTTCAAGAGCCCAGCAGCCCAGAACAAGCCTCCCCACCAGCCTGGAGGTCCATCAG GTTTTCCTAAGGGTGGAGCTGCTCCTTCATTTGGCAAAGTTGCCAACCCTGCTCCCAAAGGTCCAGACCGCCCCACTCCACAGCCGCATCCACAGGACCTCAACTCTCTGGTGCAGCGGGCTGAGCATATACCAGCCGGTACACGCACCCCAATGTGCAACAAGTGCAACAATGTCATCAG GGGCCCATTCCTTGTGGCCATGGGCATGTCATGGCACCCCGAGGAATTCAACTGTGCTCACTGCCACTCCTCCCTGGCAGAACATGGATTTGTGGAGGAGAAGGGCCAGGTGTACTGCGAACGTTGCTACGAGCAGTTCTTCGCTCCCACCTGCGCTCGCTGCCACCAGAAGATTCTGGGG gAGGTCATGAATGCCCTGAAACAGACCTGGCATGTGTCCTGTTTCGTTTGTGCTGCCTGCCAACATCCAATCAAAGGCAACATGTTTCACATGGAGGATGGACAGCCATACTGTGAGCGAG ACTACTACAATCTTTTTGGGACCAACTGCCATGGCTGTGACTTCCCCATCGAGGCAGGGGACAAGTTCCTGGAGGCTCTAGGCTTCACCTGGCATGACACCTGCTTTGTGTGCGCG GTCTGCTCTACTAGTCTGGAAGGTCAGCCGTTCTTCTCCAAAAAAGACAGGGCTTTGTGCAAGAAACATGCCCACACTGTCAACATCTGA
- the pdlim5b gene encoding PDZ and LIM domain protein 5b isoform X4, giving the protein MSSSYSVSLAGPAPWGFRLQGGKDFCLPLTISRLTDGGKAAKAKMSVGDIILSIDGISTGSMNHLEAQNKIKACTGHLSLTLQRPSSAPKDVVPKEEEETDTKKPVEEPESHASPLSEASKKRLIEDTEDWHPRTGTSQSRSFRILAQLTGTENEQVPENSGKNEAVVKTIPTVHTLPAAKTYSKSAAVPRNGNVVPASAFKSPAAQNKPPHQPGGPSGFPKGGAAPSFGKVANPAPKGPDRPTPQPHPQDLNSLVQRAEHIPAGTRTPMCNKCNNVIRGPFLVAMGMSWHPEEFNCAHCHSSLAEHGFVEEKGQVYCERCYEQFFAPTCARCHQKILGEVMNALKQTWHVSCFVCAACQHPIKGNMFHMEDGQPYCERDYYNLFGTNCHGCDFPIEAGDKFLEALGFTWHDTCFVCAVCSTSLEGQPFFSKKDRALCKKHAHTVNI; this is encoded by the exons ATGAGCAGCAGCTACAGTGTCTCCCTGGCTGGCCCTGCCCCCTGGGGCTTCAGACTGCAAGGAGGGAAGGACTTCTGTTTGCCCCTCACCATCTCACGG CTCACTGATGGAGGCAAGGCAGCCAAAGCCAAGATGAGTGTTGGAGACATCATTCTGTCCATTGATGGCATTTCCACAGGCAGCATGAATCACCTAGAGGCCCAGAACAAGATTAAGGCCTGCACAGGCCATCTCAGCCTCACTCTACAGAG ACCCTCCAGTGCCCCTAAAGATGTAGTGCCTAAG gaggaagaagagacagacacCAA GAAACCAGTTGAGGAGCCCGAGAGTCATGCGTCCCCACTGAGCGAAGCCAGCAAGAAGCGTCTGATTGAGGACACTGAGGACTGGCACCCGCGAACCGGCACCTCCCAGTCCCGCTCCTTCCGTATCCTGGCCCAGCTCACCGGCACTGAAAATG AGCAAGTTCCAGAGAACAGTGGAAAGAA TGAGGCAGTTGTCAAAACCATTCCCACTGTGCACACCTTGCCTGCAGCAAAAACATATTCCAAATCTGCAGCAGTACCCAGGAATGGCAACGTCGTCCCTGCTTCCGCGTTCAAGAGCCCAGCAGCCCAGAACAAGCCTCCCCACCAGCCTGGAGGTCCATCAG GTTTTCCTAAGGGTGGAGCTGCTCCTTCATTTGGCAAAGTTGCCAACCCTGCTCCCAAAGGTCCAGACCGCCCCACTCCACAGCCGCATCCACAGGACCTCAACTCTCTGGTGCAGCGGGCTGAGCATATACCAGCCGGTACACGCACCCCAATGTGCAACAAGTGCAACAATGTCATCAG GGGCCCATTCCTTGTGGCCATGGGCATGTCATGGCACCCCGAGGAATTCAACTGTGCTCACTGCCACTCCTCCCTGGCAGAACATGGATTTGTGGAGGAGAAGGGCCAGGTGTACTGCGAACGTTGCTACGAGCAGTTCTTCGCTCCCACCTGCGCTCGCTGCCACCAGAAGATTCTGGGG gAGGTCATGAATGCCCTGAAACAGACCTGGCATGTGTCCTGTTTCGTTTGTGCTGCCTGCCAACATCCAATCAAAGGCAACATGTTTCACATGGAGGATGGACAGCCATACTGTGAGCGAG ACTACTACAATCTTTTTGGGACCAACTGCCATGGCTGTGACTTCCCCATCGAGGCAGGGGACAAGTTCCTGGAGGCTCTAGGCTTCACCTGGCATGACACCTGCTTTGTGTGCGCG GTCTGCTCTACTAGTCTGGAAGGTCAGCCGTTCTTCTCCAAAAAAGACAGGGCTTTGTGCAAGAAACATGCCCACACTGTCAACATCTGA